In Novipirellula caenicola, one genomic interval encodes:
- a CDS encoding putative Ig domain-containing protein, whose translation MLMKRLLVRGTESRNQTRFKRRKIIEQLEPRLLLANSPPAIFSPIADLRTEAGIPFEYDLQPTGYVVFGYGVGGNGFAATDNYFASNVNFLGSWQDVTFTGNTVFTESPWYAAQISESGAALDEYTWDNNTYVTDAESPFIIEGGFESFEQWKSQTGFDASSTLANTISGTLVTVHPNEYESGRGHAVVYNWDRLDHVNLDLSTVVDVGANYEIYNVLDLDGAPVLAGVYNGASVSLPMTDVASPIPIGADPVAPLVVDKEFGSFLIVSDAAPVPATGNEFFVSPEGTPQGDGSLQNPWDIATAMSHPQAVSPGDTIWITGGTYVGAFTSHLSGTEADPIWVRARPGEDVVIDLNNGSPRTSEILTIEGQYTHYQGLEIFSSDLSARTTFNVGSWPDDINRGNINVFGDHVKLINWEIHDLNKGLGFWSRADGGEVYGSLIYNNGWSGPSFEHGHGIYSQNEDEDRRFANNILFNQYRHGIKIFGSSSASLKNYILEGNISFNNGAASREGFEGAWQYYIGGGSLAENITLNQNYAYVSRRAIRDPDPYDVVTFSGQQTNGQPLPTWLDLSRNDENEVYLKGTPTAADVGTIEIELTATDIAGESVSEVFQLTVEPVNQEPTVIADLEDQQISRNVELQIDASSIFQDPENRPLTYTLAPQAGGVIPDWISIDASSGIISGTAVELGAIALEVFAIDDGGNFASDLFTLTVTNETVVDLFPLNPFEAKLDGQWQGSTVASDGKVYFASSTHAHDAAGLFFQYDPSTGNVRQVGPNVSAILGEDPLTQVPQGKLHSPIVESNGWLYTSTFVGNYWDEALHAYTGAHLFGYQLGSIESGTPNFVNFGIPVPRYSTYSAVAISPDGQYLWSIASPWAAADAAVSGAHLFRTEIATGVMQDFGALTPDLNSIQGAFAMHVDARGDAWVSMIGGVDRLFVGRAATGTIDVFPGALPAMTSAEDPDELSAYQDASWWRWGQSIDDERFLFTMHDRLAPFASRSGGSLWEFDASKSLDGDLSDAFREVAWIGGSHLGMTYSDGIVYFVRRNDGSHDPKINAVQGNGEYWDPNSDTGERLHLYSVHIDDPDGVVTDWGMITDADGRIPWRIESVSANTESGEVYLTGDWVMLDTDPTEWRTLRHDGGTSTTYTLHIRGQAFAVARTIPFSNEYPVLDSTIPDATVDEDSLFSLDVSGYFSDPDGDALTYSISREGGGALPSWISINSNSGVISGTPGNDDVGTLAIEVRAADPGFASVTDTFALTVNNTNDSPFVAVPILDQAIPADDSLNLAVSDAFADIDVGDSFSYSASRSDDPTLELEPIVSGFDTPVVVTHAGDESGRLFVVEKRGMIHIVENGEILPTPFLDIRSQVTSSGDRGLLGLAFHPEYATVGASGEGRFFVHYTGAATLGGEHDGVVSEFTVSTDDPNIADAGSEVVRLRFDLPPGHNGGDLVFGPDDQMLYISIGDGAFGGSGDPDNNAQNRNLLLGKILRIDVDGTNGPGGTYGIPADNPFVGEANVREEIYALGFRNPYRFSIDDGPAGAASPDRIFVGDVGEKAFEEVNLVVSGGNYGWRIREGTQPYTPNDPDPGNLIDPIAQYVNPDVGVSVIGGHIYRGSDYPSLTERYVFADFTGRIMILDEQAEGWLISEPNVVGGNPFSEMIISIGADQNGELYVATLSSIYKVTAKPVEGDQSLPAWLTFDPTTATFTGTPSEVDVGTTAIEVTATDQAGVSVSDTFNLTVNPNPPQADVTVTIRDSIDPVVVGDSLVYTVSVSNDGPKPALDVELTSTLPANVQFVSASPACSHDGGEITCDLGDLANGQTVELQIEVATTAAGELNNTVTVTSQTLDPNLANNVDVETTQVDEILADLVLTLAATENRVNLGDDITYHATVTNNGPYPAENVVLTNLLPAGVQFVSASPSCSYATGIITCEIGDLDSGAAVAFEFVVTATESGQKLSTATVTSDTLDPETSNNASIAATTVGGPAGTADIVFVSFSTSGRVDDIPYDDEDILAYDRTNDRWSLYFDGSIVGLAGADIDAFHIQDDGSILLSFDANMRIGNLGLVRDSDIVKFLPNSHGSLTAGNFEWFLDGSDVGLAPTSGDIDSIGFTTDGQLLVSLLGNYNFPNISLSGDDLLVLNHPVYGADSSGEWEVYLDGSDVGFDGNNVQGLSVDNFTSELYVTAADLFSIDGVEISSNDVFTILNSVGNQSPSMLSEGFDGSAHRVTDDQSFDGLQIGKFTGNEVFASEVIYMSPASNLNAGGFYVADEDIVYHDTRTGAWQLLFDGSDVGINTDVNAFHLLDDGSMLMSFNTTTAVAGVGSVLPPDIVRFIPTSTGEHTDGDFEFYFDGSDVGLTTYYEDVDAISLDPDGNLIVSVSGPYSVEGVSGTDADLLKFHATSLGSDTVGSWQLHFDGSDLAMTSSTEDITGVSTHPITGQIYFTTLGRVATPTFSGLGTDVLTCSDGTVGDDTTCEVSALYSAAANGFSQSPDALHVVIPSDLSGVDLAVVISGPSEPVVVGDQVRFALTLTNHGPATAENVVLSNVLPPQASFVSASPSYTLDSGVLTFDLGDIGSGDIVPLEIIVATSQPATLVNTASVSSDSEDRVSANDTRSATVVVHPVLADLVVTQSDAADPVTAGDTVTYQITVRNDGPQPAVDVVVTETLPANVELVSTSLPYSFSGGTLTYTLGDLDVGSSRAIDVEVLTADTGTLTNSVDVTSGTEDPDASNNTSMETTEVNPPQADLLVTLDDSADPVLVGDSFRYNLTVTNLGPEPAVGVTLSSVLPTGTQFVSATSDGQHDSGIVEFELGDLAVGTSIDVSIDVIATQAGQLESHASVASDTLDLMLANNDASESTHVDPPHADLSLAISGAAETITVGDELTYLFSITNHGPEVATGVQLISPLASSVDLVSSSDVFAITDGAVNWELGDIASGQTRQVTLTIATSETGTLSNTATVTSDLADLNEQNNAATVTSLVLGEASENNVTFVSFTGSGVIADIPFADEDILAFDGTTNEWSLYFDGSKVGLTAYDINAFLIQPDGSILFSFDTNSQVGDLGLVRDSDIVQFIPTQHGVLTAGSFEWFFDGSDVGLSPTSGDVDAISMTPDGRLLISLLGDLTLSGISAAKEDLLVLNQGAFGANTIGDWAMYFDGSDVGLTDANISGVSVDPTNNDLHLSSESGFSFGGVAVEAIDIATCTVESFGEQTSCLVAEEFDGSLHGIASDLVFDGIQLGSFTGNEVFGQHVIYMSAVNGVSVADMTISDEDIFYHDTRTGALKLLFDGSDVGIGTDVDAFVLQDDGSILISFNASTAIDGLGTVERPDIVRFIPSTTGHDTAGQFEWYFDGSDVGLTSYYEDVDAISLGPNGSLMLSTSGNYSVAGVSGTSADVLQFTPTNLGENTSGSWQLYFDGSDVELTSTSENLTGISLSSDSETLYVTTLGTVAAGGVGGTGSDVLACRLTSIGTETACSIELLYSGASGGITQSLDAIHVVEATLEAPQEQVNAQTIAVTTSDIASKPTASLSPLDSSQFFVDTVSPDHEPTPTASQITTMSSRIPLADTWGLPNTAGTNDLLRVPLEPPLLPLSPQGKKLVSIDRVLALWTSKIDLQSEKPKTESAGSLGDVDELFSDANSMNLLLA comes from the coding sequence ATGTTAATGAAGCGATTGCTTGTACGGGGCACGGAATCGAGGAATCAAACGCGTTTCAAACGACGCAAAATCATCGAGCAGCTTGAACCTCGTCTGCTGCTGGCAAACAGTCCGCCGGCCATTTTCAGCCCCATCGCGGACTTGAGGACCGAGGCCGGAATCCCGTTTGAGTATGATCTGCAGCCGACCGGGTACGTGGTGTTTGGATATGGCGTTGGCGGAAATGGTTTCGCTGCGACCGATAACTACTTCGCCAGCAATGTGAATTTCCTGGGCTCATGGCAAGATGTCACGTTCACCGGCAACACGGTTTTTACCGAGAGCCCATGGTATGCGGCCCAGATCAGCGAGTCGGGAGCGGCCCTTGACGAGTACACGTGGGACAACAACACGTACGTCACTGACGCCGAGTCCCCCTTCATCATCGAAGGCGGATTTGAGTCGTTTGAGCAATGGAAATCGCAAACTGGATTCGACGCCTCCAGCACGCTTGCCAACACGATCAGCGGTACGCTGGTGACCGTCCATCCGAATGAATACGAATCGGGACGGGGGCACGCGGTCGTTTACAATTGGGACCGGCTTGACCATGTCAATTTGGATCTATCCACAGTGGTGGATGTGGGAGCGAATTACGAGATCTACAACGTGCTGGATCTTGACGGGGCGCCGGTCCTCGCTGGAGTCTATAACGGCGCATCCGTGTCACTGCCGATGACCGATGTGGCTTCGCCCATTCCGATCGGGGCGGACCCCGTTGCGCCGCTTGTCGTCGACAAGGAATTTGGCAGTTTCTTGATCGTGTCCGACGCGGCCCCGGTTCCTGCGACGGGAAACGAGTTCTTCGTTTCGCCCGAAGGGACGCCACAGGGTGACGGAAGTCTTCAGAACCCTTGGGATATAGCGACGGCAATGAGCCATCCGCAAGCCGTTTCACCTGGTGATACCATCTGGATCACCGGCGGAACGTACGTGGGGGCCTTTACCAGCCATTTATCCGGCACCGAAGCGGATCCGATTTGGGTGCGTGCGAGGCCAGGCGAAGACGTGGTCATCGATTTGAATAATGGATCGCCTCGGACCAGCGAGATCCTGACGATCGAAGGCCAATACACGCACTACCAGGGGCTCGAGATTTTTTCGAGTGACCTCTCGGCTCGAACGACTTTCAACGTTGGGTCGTGGCCCGACGACATCAATCGTGGCAACATCAACGTGTTTGGTGACCACGTCAAACTGATCAACTGGGAAATCCACGATCTCAATAAGGGACTTGGCTTTTGGTCCCGCGCCGATGGCGGCGAGGTCTATGGATCACTGATCTACAACAACGGTTGGTCCGGCCCGAGCTTCGAGCACGGACATGGGATCTATTCCCAGAACGAGGACGAAGACCGTCGATTCGCCAACAACATTCTTTTCAACCAGTACCGGCACGGCATCAAAATCTTTGGTTCGAGTTCGGCCAGTCTCAAGAACTATATTTTGGAAGGCAACATCTCCTTCAACAACGGCGCGGCGTCAAGGGAAGGGTTCGAAGGGGCGTGGCAATACTACATCGGTGGCGGGTCGCTGGCCGAAAACATCACGCTCAATCAGAACTATGCCTATGTTAGTCGACGAGCGATTCGCGATCCGGATCCGTATGACGTTGTCACGTTTTCAGGGCAACAAACCAACGGGCAACCATTACCGACGTGGCTCGATTTGAGTCGCAATGATGAAAACGAAGTTTATCTAAAAGGAACGCCCACCGCGGCGGACGTCGGCACGATCGAGATCGAGTTGACTGCGACTGACATCGCGGGGGAATCGGTCAGCGAAGTGTTCCAGTTGACGGTGGAACCAGTGAACCAAGAACCCACAGTGATCGCGGACTTGGAAGATCAACAGATCAGCCGCAACGTGGAACTTCAGATTGATGCTTCCTCCATTTTTCAGGATCCTGAGAATCGCCCCCTAACCTATACGCTTGCCCCGCAAGCAGGCGGGGTGATTCCGGATTGGATTAGCATCGACGCGAGTTCGGGGATCATCTCGGGAACTGCCGTTGAACTTGGGGCAATTGCACTGGAGGTCTTTGCGATTGACGACGGAGGCAACTTTGCCTCGGACCTATTTACGTTGACCGTCACCAACGAGACGGTCGTCGACCTGTTTCCGCTGAATCCATTTGAAGCGAAGCTTGATGGACAATGGCAAGGTTCGACTGTTGCCTCGGACGGCAAGGTCTACTTCGCCTCATCGACTCACGCACACGATGCCGCGGGGCTCTTCTTTCAATACGACCCAAGCACCGGCAATGTCCGTCAAGTTGGTCCGAATGTCAGTGCAATTTTGGGCGAAGATCCACTTACTCAAGTACCGCAGGGAAAGCTGCACAGTCCGATTGTGGAGTCCAACGGATGGCTGTACACATCGACGTTTGTCGGAAATTACTGGGATGAAGCTTTGCATGCTTATACCGGAGCCCATTTGTTCGGGTATCAGTTAGGCAGCATCGAATCAGGCACGCCGAACTTTGTCAATTTCGGCATTCCGGTCCCACGTTATTCCACTTATTCGGCCGTTGCGATCAGCCCGGATGGACAATACTTGTGGTCGATTGCGTCACCCTGGGCCGCCGCCGACGCCGCCGTCTCCGGGGCACACTTGTTCCGCACCGAGATCGCAACTGGCGTGATGCAGGACTTCGGGGCTCTGACACCTGACCTCAACTCGATTCAAGGTGCATTTGCGATGCACGTCGATGCTCGCGGCGACGCTTGGGTATCAATGATCGGCGGCGTGGACCGATTGTTCGTGGGCCGCGCGGCGACTGGCACCATTGATGTGTTCCCCGGCGCGCTTCCGGCCATGACAAGCGCGGAGGATCCCGATGAGTTGTCCGCTTACCAGGATGCCAGTTGGTGGCGATGGGGGCAATCAATTGATGATGAACGATTTTTGTTCACGATGCACGACCGCTTGGCTCCCTTCGCCTCGCGGTCCGGCGGCTCGCTATGGGAGTTTGACGCCAGCAAGAGCCTCGATGGCGACCTTAGCGATGCGTTTCGTGAGGTGGCATGGATCGGCGGCAGCCACCTGGGGATGACGTACAGCGACGGGATCGTCTACTTCGTCCGCCGCAACGATGGTTCGCACGATCCCAAGATCAATGCGGTTCAAGGCAACGGCGAATATTGGGATCCAAATTCAGATACCGGTGAACGGCTTCATCTGTACAGCGTTCACATTGATGACCCAGACGGTGTGGTCACCGACTGGGGAATGATCACCGATGCCGATGGTCGGATTCCTTGGCGAATCGAGAGCGTTTCGGCGAACACCGAGTCGGGCGAAGTCTATCTGACCGGTGACTGGGTGATGTTGGATACGGATCCAACCGAATGGCGAACATTGCGGCACGACGGCGGCACGTCAACCACCTACACGTTGCATATTCGCGGCCAAGCGTTTGCCGTGGCGCGGACCATCCCATTTTCCAATGAATACCCCGTGCTGGATAGCACGATTCCTGACGCCACGGTCGACGAAGACAGCCTGTTTAGCTTGGACGTCTCCGGCTACTTCAGTGATCCCGACGGTGATGCATTAACCTATTCGATCAGCCGCGAAGGTGGAGGAGCGTTGCCAAGTTGGATCTCGATCAACTCTAACTCCGGCGTGATCAGCGGAACTCCGGGCAACGACGATGTCGGTACGCTTGCGATCGAAGTAAGGGCGGCGGACCCTGGATTCGCAAGTGTGACGGACACGTTTGCATTGACGGTCAACAACACAAACGATTCACCCTTTGTCGCCGTTCCCATTCTTGATCAAGCGATCCCAGCGGACGATTCGCTAAACCTCGCCGTCTCGGATGCGTTTGCCGACATTGACGTCGGCGATTCGTTTTCTTACTCCGCAAGTCGGTCGGACGATCCGACGCTGGAACTTGAACCGATCGTTTCCGGATTCGATACTCCGGTGGTGGTGACCCATGCTGGTGACGAGTCAGGCCGTTTGTTCGTCGTCGAAAAGCGAGGCATGATTCACATCGTCGAAAACGGAGAGATCTTGCCGACGCCGTTTCTCGACATTCGTTCCCAGGTTACCTCCAGCGGTGATCGTGGTTTGCTGGGACTGGCTTTCCATCCGGAGTACGCCACCGTAGGAGCGTCCGGTGAAGGCAGATTCTTTGTCCATTACACCGGAGCGGCGACGTTAGGTGGCGAACATGACGGGGTGGTTTCGGAATTCACGGTGTCGACGGACGATCCGAACATCGCGGATGCCGGTTCGGAGGTGGTTCGGCTGCGATTTGATCTACCACCGGGCCACAATGGCGGTGATCTCGTCTTCGGCCCAGACGACCAGATGCTCTACATCAGCATCGGCGATGGAGCTTTTGGCGGCAGTGGCGATCCAGACAACAATGCCCAGAATCGGAATTTACTGCTTGGCAAGATCCTTCGTATTGATGTCGATGGCACCAATGGCCCGGGGGGGACCTACGGCATTCCGGCGGACAATCCGTTTGTTGGCGAAGCGAACGTGCGGGAGGAAATCTATGCTCTTGGATTTCGAAATCCGTATCGTTTTTCGATCGATGACGGACCCGCAGGAGCGGCGAGCCCCGATCGAATATTTGTCGGCGATGTCGGTGAAAAAGCCTTTGAAGAAGTCAATCTGGTTGTCAGCGGAGGTAATTACGGATGGCGTATTCGCGAAGGCACGCAGCCCTATACCCCCAACGATCCTGATCCCGGAAATCTGATCGATCCGATTGCGCAATACGTCAATCCCGACGTCGGCGTTTCGGTCATCGGCGGCCACATCTATCGTGGCAGCGATTATCCATCACTGACCGAACGCTACGTGTTTGCGGATTTCACCGGCCGCATCATGATCCTCGACGAACAAGCAGAGGGATGGTTGATTTCGGAGCCCAATGTTGTCGGCGGCAATCCGTTTTCGGAAATGATCATCAGTATCGGAGCGGATCAGAATGGTGAATTGTATGTCGCGACCCTATCATCGATTTACAAGGTCACAGCGAAGCCGGTCGAGGGGGATCAAAGTCTACCAGCATGGTTGACGTTCGATCCGACGACCGCAACGTTCACGGGCACACCAAGCGAAGTTGATGTCGGCACCACCGCTATCGAGGTCACCGCAACGGACCAAGCGGGTGTATCGGTTTCCGACACGTTCAATTTGACGGTCAACCCTAATCCGCCACAAGCCGATGTGACAGTCACGATCCGTGATTCAATCGATCCGGTTGTCGTTGGCGACAGTCTCGTCTACACCGTGTCGGTCAGCAACGACGGTCCTAAGCCGGCTCTCGACGTCGAGCTGACCAGCACGTTGCCGGCAAACGTGCAGTTCGTTTCCGCGTCCCCCGCATGCTCGCATGATGGCGGCGAAATCACCTGCGACCTTGGTGACTTGGCCAACGGACAAACAGTGGAGCTTCAGATCGAAGTGGCGACGACCGCTGCGGGTGAGCTCAACAACACGGTGACCGTCACATCGCAAACGCTCGACCCCAATTTAGCGAACAACGTCGACGTCGAAACGACCCAAGTGGACGAGATTTTGGCAGACCTAGTGCTGACGTTGGCCGCCACGGAAAACCGAGTCAACCTTGGGGACGATATCACCTATCACGCAACGGTAACTAACAACGGCCCCTACCCGGCAGAAAATGTTGTTCTGACAAACTTGCTACCTGCCGGCGTCCAGTTCGTTTCCGCGTCACCGTCCTGTTCCTACGCAACGGGTATCATCACTTGCGAAATCGGTGACTTGGATTCTGGTGCGGCGGTAGCGTTCGAGTTCGTCGTCACCGCGACCGAGTCTGGCCAGAAACTAAGTACAGCGACGGTGACCTCCGACACGCTCGACCCTGAGACGTCAAACAACGCAAGCATCGCGGCGACAACGGTGGGGGGGCCCGCCGGTACGGCCGACATCGTCTTCGTCAGTTTTTCAACCAGCGGCCGCGTCGATGACATTCCCTATGACGACGAGGATATTCTCGCGTACGACCGCACCAACGATCGATGGTCGCTGTACTTCGATGGGTCGATCGTCGGATTAGCGGGCGCCGATATTGACGCTTTTCACATTCAAGACGATGGCAGCATTCTACTTAGCTTTGATGCAAACATGCGTATCGGCAATTTGGGGCTGGTTCGCGATTCCGATATCGTCAAGTTCCTTCCCAATTCGCATGGCAGTTTGACGGCGGGCAACTTTGAATGGTTCTTGGATGGATCCGATGTAGGATTGGCACCAACCAGCGGTGACATCGATTCCATTGGCTTCACGACCGACGGACAATTGCTGGTCAGTTTGTTGGGGAACTACAATTTCCCCAATATTTCTCTCAGCGGCGATGATCTGCTGGTGCTCAATCACCCGGTCTATGGAGCCGACTCGTCCGGTGAATGGGAGGTGTATCTTGACGGATCCGATGTTGGATTTGATGGCAACAATGTCCAGGGGCTATCGGTCGACAATTTTACGAGCGAGTTGTACGTCACTGCCGCAGACCTCTTTTCAATTGACGGAGTCGAGATTAGCAGCAACGATGTCTTCACCATACTGAATTCGGTCGGTAACCAGTCGCCCTCGATGTTGAGTGAGGGCTTCGATGGATCCGCCCACCGTGTGACCGATGACCAATCATTCGATGGCCTGCAAATCGGGAAATTCACTGGCAACGAAGTCTTCGCTAGCGAAGTGATCTATATGAGCCCGGCAAGCAATTTGAATGCCGGTGGCTTTTACGTTGCTGACGAAGACATTGTCTACCACGACACTCGCACCGGTGCCTGGCAGCTACTGTTCGATGGTTCCGACGTTGGCATCAACACCGACGTCAATGCCTTTCACTTGCTCGATGACGGCAGCATGCTGATGAGTTTTAATACGACCACTGCGGTCGCAGGGGTCGGTTCGGTGCTTCCGCCGGACATTGTTCGTTTTATCCCAACGTCAACCGGCGAGCATACGGATGGTGATTTTGAATTCTATTTTGATGGGTCCGACGTCGGACTGACCACCTATTACGAAGATGTCGATGCAATCAGTTTGGATCCCGATGGCAACTTGATCGTTAGTGTGAGTGGGCCCTACAGCGTCGAAGGCGTCAGCGGTACCGATGCCGATCTGCTGAAATTCCATGCCACTTCGTTGGGCTCTGACACCGTGGGAAGTTGGCAATTGCATTTCGATGGTTCGGATTTGGCGATGACATCGTCGACCGAGGACATCACGGGCGTTTCAACACATCCGATCACAGGACAAATCTACTTCACTACGCTTGGGCGTGTCGCAACACCCACCTTCAGCGGTCTTGGCACCGACGTTCTCACTTGCAGCGACGGCACGGTGGGCGATGACACCACATGTGAGGTATCCGCCCTGTACTCGGCTGCTGCCAACGGATTTTCCCAATCGCCCGATGCGTTGCACGTCGTCATTCCATCGGACTTAAGCGGCGTCGATCTTGCAGTTGTAATCAGCGGCCCTTCCGAACCGGTTGTCGTTGGCGATCAAGTTCGTTTTGCTTTGACGCTCACCAATCACGGCCCCGCTACCGCGGAAAACGTCGTTCTCAGTAACGTATTGCCGCCGCAGGCGTCGTTCGTCAGTGCATCGCCATCGTATACGCTTGACTCGGGAGTGCTGACCTTTGATCTGGGGGACATCGGCAGCGGCGATATCGTGCCATTGGAGATCATCGTTGCGACATCCCAGCCAGCCACCCTGGTCAACACCGCTAGCGTCAGCAGCGATAGCGAAGATCGCGTTTCGGCGAACGACACCCGCTCGGCCACCGTGGTGGTCCATCCGGTGCTTGCCGATTTGGTGGTCACCCAATCCGATGCTGCCGACCCTGTCACTGCCGGTGATACGGTGACGTACCAAATCACGGTCCGCAACGACGGGCCACAGCCAGCGGTCGACGTGGTCGTGACCGAAACTTTGCCGGCGAACGTTGAACTGGTCTCGACGTCGCTGCCCTATTCCTTCTCCGGCGGAACGTTGACCTACACGCTTGGGGATCTGGACGTCGGCAGCAGTCGCGCGATTGATGTCGAAGTTTTGACTGCCGACACCGGCACGTTGACCAACTCCGTCGATGTGACCTCCGGCACCGAGGATCCCGACGCTTCTAACAATACCTCGATGGAAACGACCGAGGTGAATCCACCTCAAGCGGATCTGCTGGTCACCCTTGACGACTCTGCAGATCCTGTCCTGGTCGGCGACAGCTTCCGCTACAACTTGACGGTGACCAATCTTGGTCCTGAGCCCGCGGTCGGCGTAACCTTAAGCAGCGTTTTGCCGACCGGAACCCAATTTGTCTCGGCCACATCGGACGGTCAACACGACAGCGGGATCGTCGAGTTCGAACTTGGTGATCTTGCTGTTGGCACGAGCATCGACGTCAGCATCGACGTCATCGCAACACAAGCAGGGCAGCTGGAGAGTCATGCGAGCGTAGCGTCGGACACGCTTGATTTGATGCTTGCCAACAACGATGCCAGTGAGTCGACGCACGTTGACCCTCCGCATGCAGACCTGAGTCTTGCGATTAGCGGGGCTGCTGAAACGATCACGGTCGGCGACGAGCTGACCTATCTGTTTTCGATCACCAACCATGGTCCCGAAGTCGCCACCGGGGTCCAATTGATTAGTCCACTTGCATCGTCGGTTGACTTGGTTTCATCCTCGGACGTATTTGCGATCACCGATGGTGCAGTGAACTGGGAACTCGGCGATATCGCCAGCGGTCAAACGCGACAAGTCACCCTGACGATCGCCACGTCCGAAACAGGAACGCTGAGCAACACGGCCACCGTCACATCGGACTTGGCGGATTTGAACGAGCAGAATAACGCGGCGACGGTCACTTCGCTGGTGCTCGGCGAAGCGTCAGAAAACAACGTGACCTTTGTCAGTTTCACGGGTAGCGGGGTGATCGCGGACATCCCGTTTGCCGACGAAGACATCCTGGCGTTCGATGGAACGACGAACGAGTGGTCACTCTATTTTGACGGTTCGAAAGTAGGTCTGACTGCCTACGATATCAATGCCTTTCTTATCCAACCCGATGGCAGCATCCTGTTTAGCTTTGACACCAATTCCCAAGTTGGCGACCTCGGTCTCGTCCGCGACAGCGACATTGTCCAATTCATCCCAACGCAACACGGCGTGCTAACCGCAGGAAGTTTCGAGTGGTTCTTTGATGGATCCGATGTCGGACTCAGTCCTACCAGCGGCGATGTCGATGCGATCAGTATGACACCCGATGGACGATTACTGATCAGCTTGCTGGGCGACTTGACTCTTTCTGGTATCTCCGCTGCAAAGGAAGATTTGCTGGTGCTCAACCAAGGTGCCTTTGGCGCGAATACGATCGGCGATTGGGCGATGTACTTTGACGGATCTGATGTGGGATTAACCGATGCCAACATTAGCGGCGTTTCTGTCGACCCGACCAACAACGATCTTCATCTTTCATCGGAAAGCGGTTTTTCGTTTGGCGGGGTTGCTGTCGAAGCAATTGACATCGCCACCTGTACGGTCGAATCGTTTGGTGAGCAAACAAGTTGTCTTGTTGCCGAAGAATTTGACGGCAGCCTTCACGGCATTGCGAGTGACTTGGTGTTCGATGGTATCCAACTTGGAAGCTTTACCGGCAACGAAGTTTTTGGACAGCACGTGATCTATATGAGTGCGGTCAATGGGGTTTCGGTCGCCGATATGACGATCTCCGATGAAGATATCTTCTATCACGATACACGTACGGGCGCTTTGAAACTGCTGTTTGATGGATCGGATGTCGGCATCGGCACCGACGTGGATGCCTTTGTACTGCAAGACGATGGCAGCATTCTGATCAGCTTCAATGCGTCTACCGCGATTGATGGACTCGGAACGGTGGAACGCCCCGATATTGTGCGGTTCATTCCCAGCACGACGGGGCATGACACCGCGGGGCAGTTCGAGTGGTATTTTGACGGATCGGACGTTGGGTTGACGTCCTATTATGAAGATGTCGACGCAATCAGCCTCGGTCCCAATGGCAGTTTAATGCTAAGCACCAGCGGGAATTATTCGGTCGCGGGTGTCAGTGGGACGAGTGCGGATGTTTTGCAATTTACGCCAACCAACCTTGGTGAAAACACGTCCGGAAGTTGGCAGCTTTATTTCGACGGATCCGATGTCGAACTGACATCGACAAGTGAGAATTTGACGGGGATCTCGTTATCGAGTGACAGCGAAACGCTTTACGTAACAACGCTTGGCACGGTAGCCGCTGGCGGTGTTGGCGGTACCGGTAGCGATGTTTTGGCGTGCAGGCTTACCAGCATTGGCACCGAAACCGCATGCTCGATCGAACTGCTTTATAGCGGCGCATCCGGCGGCATCACTCAGTCGCTCGACGCGATCCATGTGGTAGAGGCGACACTGGAAGCACCCCAGGAACAAGTGAACGCCCAGACGATTGCGGTAACCACATCGGACATCGCTTCGAAACCCACTGCGAGTCTTAGTCCGTTGGACTCGTCGCAGTTTTTCGTCGACACCGTCAGTCCTGACCATGAACCCACCCCCACCGCATCGCAGATCACCACGATGTCATCACGCATTCCCCTCGCTGACACTTGGGGCCTGCCTAACACTGCGGGGACGAACGACTTGCTGCGGGTGCCACTAGAACCGCCTCTGCTTCCGCTGTCACCGCAAGGCAAGAAACTGGTTTCGATTGATCGTGTACTTGCCCTGTGGACGTCAAAAATCGACCTGCAATCAGAGAAACCCAAGACTGAATCGGCAGGCTCGCTAGGCGACGTTGACGAGTTATTCTCGGACGCAAATTCGATGAACCTGCTTTTGGCTTAA